One stretch of Miscanthus floridulus cultivar M001 chromosome 18, ASM1932011v1, whole genome shotgun sequence DNA includes these proteins:
- the LOC136521330 gene encoding protein G1-like1 yields MQVGGGAAAAAGAEAPRPSRYESQKRRDWHTFGQYLRNHRPPLELARCSGAHVLEFLRYLDQFGKTKVHAPGCPFFGHPSPPAPCPCPLRQAWGSLDALVGRLRAAFEEHGGRPEANPFGARAVRLYLREVRDSQAKARGIAYEKKRRKRPSASSQSSPQAATTPRQQPPPASSPALSDAAAERPDVGAHVPDAGHQHHHLHQHHFFMPHPQFLHGFSLLPGNPEAVAANGNGSSASVAAGSGDEIALAVAAAAAAEAHAAGCMLPLSVFN; encoded by the coding sequence ATGCAGGTCGGaggaggcgcggcggcggcggcgggcgcggaggCGCCCCGCCCGAGCCGCTACGAGTCGCAGAAGCGGCGGGACTGGCACACGTTCGGGCAGTACCTGCGCAACCACCGGCCGCCGCTGGAGCTGGCGCGGTGCAGCGGCGCGCACGTGCTCGAGTTCCTGCGCTACCTCGACCAGTTCGGCAAGACCAAGGTCCACGCGCCGGGTTGCCCCTTCTTCGGTCACCCGTCGCCGCCCgcgccgtgcccgtgcccgcTGCGCCAGGCCTGGGGCAGCCTCGACGCGCTCGTCGGCCGCCTGCGCGCCGCCTTCGAGGAGCACGGGGGCCGGCCCGAGGCCAACCCCTTCGGCGCGCGCGCCGTGCGCCTCTACCTCCGCGAGGTCCGCGACAGCCAGGCCAAGGCGCGCGGCATCGCCTACGAGAAGAAGCGCCGGAAGCGGCCGTCCGCCTCGTCCCAGTCGTCGCCGCAGGCCGCGACGACCCCGCGGCAGCAGCCCCCTCCCGCCTCCTCGCCGGCCCTGTCGGACGCGGCGGCCGAGAGGCCCGACGTGGGGGCGCACGTGCCGGACGCCGGGCACCAGCACCATCACCTGCACCAGCACCACTTCTTCATGCCACACCCGCAGTTCCTGCACGGATTCAGCCTGCTGCCGGGCAACCCCGAAGCGGTGGCTGCCAATGGCAATGGCAGCAGCGCTAGCGTCGCTGCCGGCAGCGGGGACGAGATAGcgctggcggtggcggcggcggcggcggcggaggcgcacGCGGCGGGGTGCATGCTGCCGCTGTCGGTGTTCAACTAG